A genomic stretch from Natronomonas gomsonensis includes:
- a CDS encoding universal stress protein, producing the protein MDRVPTHVLVPLDGSPLAEAALEHTLAVYDCRITVLNVVTPLDGPMSEGGILELDDDRREAAEEHAETVLERAREQAEVAGGTIETAVETGDPAETIIDYAESHGIDHIVMGSHSESRNALARRLLGTVATAVVGDAPVPVTVIR; encoded by the coding sequence ATGGACAGGGTGCCCACACACGTGCTGGTGCCGCTGGACGGTTCACCACTGGCAGAAGCGGCACTGGAGCACACCCTCGCGGTGTACGACTGCCGGATAACGGTACTGAACGTCGTCACGCCGCTCGATGGCCCGATGAGCGAAGGGGGCATTCTCGAGTTGGACGACGACCGGCGCGAGGCGGCCGAAGAACACGCCGAGACGGTGCTGGAGCGCGCCCGCGAGCAGGCCGAAGTCGCCGGAGGAACCATCGAAACGGCCGTCGAGACGGGCGACCCCGCGGAGACGATTATCGACTACGCCGAGAGTCACGGCATCGACCACATCGTGATGGGGAGTCACAGCGAATCGCGGAACGCTCTCGCCCGACGGCTCCTCGGCACCGTCGCGACGGCCGTCGTCGGCGACGCGCCCGTCCCGGTCACCGTCATCCGGTAG
- the larE gene encoding ATP-dependent sacrificial sulfur transferase LarE, producing MTTVEAKRAAAVEDLRERDGVLVAFSGGVDSAVVAALAEEALGDDAVACTAKSETLPDAELTDATRVAEEIGVRHEIVSFSELDSEAFVENDDERCYHCRSMRLGRMFDTARELGIDIVCDGTNASDPGEGHRPGLRAVEELNAYSPLLEHDITKEEVREIARHYDLSVADKPSMACLSSRIPTGLEVTEEKLGRVEKAETLLRTWGFEQFRVRDHDGLARIEVGESELERALDSDFAAAAREHLTDAGFDHVTLDLAGYRTGSVSPAGETDTPEESDVLDTEYPT from the coding sequence ATGACCACGGTCGAGGCGAAACGGGCGGCCGCAGTCGAGGACCTCCGGGAACGCGACGGCGTTCTCGTGGCTTTCTCCGGCGGCGTCGACTCCGCCGTCGTCGCCGCGCTGGCCGAGGAGGCTCTCGGCGACGACGCCGTCGCCTGCACCGCCAAAAGCGAGACGCTGCCCGACGCCGAGTTGACCGACGCCACCCGCGTCGCCGAGGAAATCGGCGTCCGCCACGAAATCGTCTCGTTTTCCGAACTCGACAGCGAGGCGTTCGTCGAAAACGACGACGAGCGCTGCTATCACTGCCGGTCGATGCGACTCGGCCGGATGTTCGACACCGCCCGGGAGTTGGGTATCGACATCGTCTGTGACGGAACGAACGCCTCCGACCCCGGCGAGGGCCACCGCCCCGGCCTGCGTGCCGTCGAGGAGTTGAACGCCTACTCCCCACTTTTGGAACACGACATCACCAAGGAGGAAGTCCGGGAAATCGCCCGCCACTATGACCTCTCGGTGGCAGACAAGCCGTCGATGGCGTGTCTCTCCTCGCGCATCCCGACCGGCCTAGAAGTCACCGAGGAGAAACTCGGCCGCGTCGAGAAAGCCGAGACACTGCTGCGGACGTGGGGCTTCGAGCAGTTCCGGGTGCGCGACCACGACGGACTCGCCCGCATCGAGGTCGGCGAGTCGGAACTGGAGCGGGCGCTCGACTCCGACTTCGCCGCCGCCGCACGCGAACACCTCACCGACGCCGGCTTCGACCACGTCACGCTCGATTTGGCGGGCTATCGAACGGGGAGCGTCTCGCCGGCCGGCGAGACGGACACACCCGAGGAAAGCGACGTATTGGACACCGAGTACCCGACGTAG
- a CDS encoding ABC transporter ATP-binding protein: protein MAAIELDDVRKGFGDVQALRGVDLEVEEGEVFGFLGPNGAGKSTTINIVLDFVRPDEGSARVLGHDAREESVAVRERTGVLPEGFDLYDRLTAREHLQFAIDSKDAADDPYPLLERVGLEDAVDRKAGGFSTGMRQRLALAMALVGDPDLLILDEPSSGLDPNGARELRELVEEEAADGTTVFFSSHILGQVEAVCDRVGIIREGELVAVDTIEGLRENVGGGSTLVVQVDSVPDDVDHRLKSMEGIDSVTVDGTTLRIGCADDAKMTAISELEDMGATVSDFSTEEAPLEDLFAAYTEGEK from the coding sequence ATGGCCGCCATCGAATTGGACGACGTACGGAAGGGGTTCGGCGACGTGCAGGCGTTGCGCGGCGTCGACCTCGAAGTCGAAGAGGGAGAGGTGTTCGGCTTCCTCGGCCCGAACGGCGCCGGGAAGTCGACGACCATCAACATCGTTCTCGATTTCGTCCGGCCGGACGAAGGGTCCGCCCGCGTGCTCGGCCACGACGCCCGCGAGGAGAGCGTCGCCGTCCGGGAACGAACCGGCGTCCTCCCCGAAGGCTTCGACCTCTACGACCGACTGACCGCCCGCGAACACCTCCAGTTCGCCATCGACTCGAAGGACGCCGCCGACGACCCCTACCCGCTTCTCGAACGTGTCGGCCTCGAAGACGCCGTCGACCGGAAGGCCGGCGGCTTCTCGACGGGGATGCGCCAGCGTCTCGCCCTCGCGATGGCGCTGGTTGGCGACCCCGACCTCCTCATCCTCGACGAACCGTCGTCGGGTCTGGACCCGAACGGCGCCCGCGAACTCCGCGAACTCGTCGAGGAAGAGGCCGCCGACGGCACGACGGTCTTTTTCTCCAGCCACATCCTCGGGCAGGTCGAGGCGGTGTGTGACCGCGTCGGCATCATCCGCGAGGGCGAACTCGTCGCCGTCGACACCATCGAAGGCCTCCGCGAGAACGTCGGCGGCGGGTCGACGCTCGTCGTACAGGTCGATTCGGTCCCCGACGACGTTGACCATCGGCTGAAGAGCATGGAAGGCATCGACAGCGTCACCGTCGACGGGACGACGCTCCGTATCGGCTGTGCAGACGACGCGAAGATGACCGCCATCTCCGAACTGGAGGACATGGGAGCGACGGTGTCGGACTTCTCGACGGAGGAAGCGCCGCTGGAGGACCTCTTCGCCGCCTACACGGAGGGTGAAAAATGA
- a CDS encoding ABC transporter permease: MSVRAVAEKDFRDALRSRLLIVLTALFALFAAGASYVVTNIQPPQQAQFTGEVTTVLLIVGLVSATAVFIPIVAIAAAYRSLSGERQSGSLKLLLSLPNSRQDVVLGKFLGRAGVVSIALLIGFGIGLVFTAVFADAFSAAEYLAFVGVSLLFAFVFVAIAVGVSAFTSSTSRAAYGAFGLFVVFQFLWSILVQGAVYVLNGFSFEGLEQGDTLIELSQVLQILSPTTAYQQGTLWTVRRLAENQEAQSAEAFYLEPWFGFVTMALWIILPLAVGYLRFEGSDL; encoded by the coding sequence ATGAGCGTCCGTGCCGTCGCCGAGAAGGACTTCCGGGACGCGCTCCGGTCTCGGTTGCTCATCGTGTTGACGGCGCTGTTCGCGCTGTTCGCCGCCGGCGCCTCCTACGTCGTCACGAACATCCAACCGCCACAGCAGGCGCAGTTCACCGGCGAGGTGACGACGGTGCTTCTCATCGTCGGACTGGTGAGCGCGACGGCGGTGTTCATTCCCATCGTCGCCATCGCCGCCGCCTATCGGTCGCTATCCGGCGAGCGACAGAGCGGAAGCCTGAAACTGCTGTTGTCGCTGCCGAACAGCCGTCAAGACGTCGTCCTCGGAAAGTTCCTCGGCCGCGCCGGGGTCGTCTCGATTGCCCTGCTCATCGGGTTCGGAATCGGGTTGGTGTTCACGGCCGTCTTCGCCGACGCCTTCTCGGCGGCGGAGTACCTCGCCTTCGTCGGCGTCTCGCTGCTGTTCGCGTTCGTCTTCGTCGCAATCGCCGTCGGCGTCTCGGCGTTCACTTCCTCTACCTCCCGGGCGGCTTACGGCGCATTCGGACTGTTCGTCGTCTTCCAATTCCTCTGGAGCATCCTCGTTCAAGGCGCCGTCTACGTCCTCAACGGCTTCTCCTTCGAGGGGCTCGAACAGGGGGACACCCTCATCGAACTCTCACAGGTGCTGCAGATTCTCAGCCCCACGACGGCCTACCAGCAGGGGACGCTGTGGACGGTCCGGCGCCTCGCGGAGAACCAAGAGGCCCAGAGCGCCGAGGCCTTCTACCTCGAACCGTGGTTCGGCTTCGTCACGATGGCGCTGTGGATTATCCTGCCGCTTGCGGTCGGTTACCTCCGATTCGAGGGTTCGGACCTGTAG
- a CDS encoding Hsp20/alpha crystallin family protein, with amino-acid sequence MARNPFDEIERMFDRMSHQFETLDDDLFEGSVAVDIEDTGDAFVVTADLPGFDGDDIDVELSGETLTLSAAHSESTETEDEDDHRYIRRERREQSVNRSIRLPAPVEEADTEASYNNGVLTVTLSKVGAGEGHDIPIN; translated from the coding sequence ATGGCCCGAAACCCATTCGACGAAATCGAGCGGATGTTCGACCGGATGAGCCACCAGTTCGAGACGCTCGACGACGACCTCTTCGAGGGCTCTGTCGCCGTCGACATCGAGGATACGGGCGATGCGTTCGTCGTCACCGCCGACCTCCCGGGGTTCGACGGCGACGACATCGACGTGGAACTGTCGGGTGAGACGCTGACGCTGTCGGCGGCCCACAGCGAGTCCACCGAAACCGAAGACGAGGACGACCATCGCTACATCCGCCGGGAGCGCCGCGAGCAGTCGGTCAATCGGTCGATTCGACTTCCGGCGCCGGTCGAAGAAGCCGACACCGAGGCGTCGTACAACAACGGCGTCCTGACGGTGACGCTATCCAAAGTCGGTGCCGGAGAGGGCCACGACATCCCCATCAACTGA
- the ilvA gene encoding threonine ammonia-lyase, whose protein sequence is MLELADVEAARGRVAETARQTPLEQSNTFSKRTGADIHLKLENFQRTGAFKIRGATNKIAQLSDAEREAGVVTASAGNHAQGVALAATRAGVDSVIVMPEYAPISKINATESYGAEVVLHGIDYDTAAERAHEIERQEGRTYVHAFDDPAVMAGQGTIGLEIVEQCPEVDTVVVPIGGGGLISGIATAVKAKTDARVIGVQAEGASSVAESLQKGHRIERESVDTIADGIATRTVGELTFEVIKERVDEVVTVTDAEIANTLTSLLERSKTLVEGAGAVPLAAVVEERFDYDDGETIVPALCGGNIDLNVLTTVITRGLVERGRFLRIKTVLKDRPGALQELVELLVDHRTNIHAIEHDRASKDIAMNAAEVELDLETRGEEHVLELLDALEAAGYEVEVQV, encoded by the coding sequence ATGCTCGAACTCGCGGACGTGGAGGCGGCCCGGGGCCGCGTCGCCGAGACGGCCCGGCAGACGCCGCTGGAACAGTCGAACACGTTCTCGAAGCGCACCGGCGCCGACATCCATCTCAAACTGGAGAACTTCCAACGCACCGGCGCGTTCAAGATTCGCGGCGCGACGAACAAAATCGCCCAACTGAGCGACGCCGAACGGGAGGCCGGCGTCGTCACCGCCAGCGCGGGCAACCACGCACAGGGGGTCGCACTGGCTGCGACGCGGGCTGGCGTCGATTCCGTCATCGTCATGCCGGAGTACGCGCCGATTTCGAAAATCAACGCCACCGAATCCTACGGCGCCGAGGTCGTCCTCCACGGCATCGACTACGACACCGCCGCCGAGCGCGCTCACGAAATCGAACGACAGGAGGGCCGTACCTACGTCCACGCTTTCGACGACCCCGCGGTGATGGCCGGACAGGGCACCATCGGCCTCGAAATCGTAGAGCAGTGCCCCGAGGTGGACACCGTGGTCGTCCCCATCGGTGGCGGCGGTCTCATCTCCGGTATCGCCACCGCTGTGAAGGCGAAAACCGACGCCCGCGTCATCGGTGTCCAAGCCGAGGGTGCCTCCAGCGTCGCCGAATCGCTCCAGAAGGGCCACCGAATCGAACGGGAGTCCGTCGACACCATCGCCGACGGCATCGCGACCCGAACGGTCGGGGAGTTGACTTTCGAGGTCATCAAAGAGCGCGTCGACGAGGTGGTCACCGTCACCGACGCCGAAATCGCCAACACGCTCACCTCGCTGCTGGAGCGGTCGAAGACCCTCGTCGAGGGTGCCGGCGCCGTTCCGCTCGCGGCCGTCGTCGAGGAGCGCTTCGACTACGACGACGGCGAGACCATCGTCCCGGCGCTCTGTGGGGGCAACATCGACCTCAACGTCCTCACGACGGTCATCACCCGCGGACTGGTCGAACGCGGCCGGTTCCTGCGCATCAAGACGGTCCTCAAGGACCGCCCCGGTGCGCTCCAGGAACTCGTCGAGTTGCTCGTCGACCACCGGACGAACATCCACGCCATCGAACACGACCGGGCCTCGAAGGATATCGCGATGAACGCTGCCGAGGTCGAACTCGACCTCGAAACGCGCGGCGAGGAACACGTCCTCGAACTGCTGGACGCTCTCGAAGCGGCGGGATACGAAGTCGAAGTGCAGGTTTGA
- a CDS encoding DUF5684 domain-containing protein, which produces MFPNIAQLLVPLQNGGGGGGIAGIVGLIVYLAIIVAVIAGFWKAFEKAGEPGWAAIIPIYNVYVMVKVSDNPWWWLILFFIPILNIIAVFKISIDVAKQFGQGVGFGLGLAILSFIFWPLLGFGDYQYGGGSGGDAAAI; this is translated from the coding sequence ATGTTCCCGAACATAGCACAGCTGCTCGTTCCGTTGCAAAACGGCGGCGGTGGCGGTGGAATCGCTGGTATTGTGGGGCTCATCGTGTATCTCGCCATCATCGTGGCGGTAATCGCCGGCTTCTGGAAGGCGTTCGAGAAAGCAGGCGAACCGGGGTGGGCGGCGATTATTCCCATCTACAACGTCTACGTGATGGTCAAGGTGAGCGACAATCCGTGGTGGTGGCTCATCCTGTTTTTCATCCCCATCCTGAACATCATCGCGGTGTTCAAAATCAGCATCGACGTGGCCAAGCAGTTCGGCCAAGGCGTCGGCTTCGGTCTCGGCCTCGCCATCCTGTCGTTCATCTTTTGGCCGCTGCTCGGCTTCGGTGATTATCAGTACGGTGGCGGTTCCGGCGGCGACGCAGCGGCAATCTGA
- a CDS encoding mechanosensitive ion channel family protein, with the protein MISLQSDGVAAAPEELANAIELSAISDALLVFVAAYVFARVLTFLLSATAERSPSRRITIKMFIPVVRLFVYAVAVYVVTVPLLELNSTQLVAASGLFGAALGFGLRDIVAGLFGGLFIVFEKPFQVGDKVSIGDDYGEVIRIGLRSTTLRTPDDTAVVVPNDRLFTANVGNANAGSPHMMVVTELSVAPSADIDRTKAVVEEAIVTSAYVHVDDDHPVTVLVDDETYYRRIRGKAYVDDLRDEFPFASDVTERSLEAFAEQGIETPELPPPDYRLETTTTTSG; encoded by the coding sequence GTGATTTCGCTCCAATCGGATGGTGTGGCCGCCGCGCCGGAGGAACTCGCCAACGCCATCGAACTTTCTGCCATCTCCGATGCGCTGTTGGTGTTCGTCGCCGCCTACGTCTTCGCGCGCGTGCTGACGTTCCTGCTGTCGGCGACCGCCGAACGCAGTCCGAGCCGACGTATCACCATCAAGATGTTCATCCCAGTGGTGAGACTCTTCGTCTACGCTGTCGCCGTCTACGTCGTCACCGTTCCCCTGTTGGAACTGAACTCGACGCAACTGGTCGCGGCGTCGGGGCTGTTCGGCGCCGCACTCGGGTTCGGTCTCCGTGACATCGTCGCGGGGCTGTTCGGCGGCCTGTTCATCGTCTTCGAGAAACCGTTTCAGGTCGGCGACAAGGTGTCTATCGGCGACGACTATGGCGAGGTGATTCGCATCGGCCTGCGGTCGACCACGCTGCGGACGCCCGACGACACCGCCGTCGTCGTCCCGAACGACCGGCTGTTCACCGCCAACGTCGGCAACGCCAACGCCGGCAGTCCACACATGATGGTCGTCACCGAACTGAGCGTCGCACCCAGCGCCGACATCGACCGGACGAAAGCCGTCGTCGAGGAGGCCATCGTCACCTCGGCGTACGTCCACGTCGACGACGACCACCCAGTCACCGTGTTGGTCGACGACGAGACCTACTATCGACGGATCCGCGGCAAAGCCTACGTCGACGACCTCAGAGACGAGTTCCCCTTCGCCTCCGACGTGACCGAACGGAGCCTCGAAGCATTCGCGGAGCAAGGCATCGAGACACCCGAGTTGCCGCCCCCGGACTACCGGCTGGAGACGACCACGACCACGAGCGGCTGA
- a CDS encoding PQQ-dependent sugar dehydrogenase: MTHGPTRRRFLGAAATALGVSVAGCNVFDGNGTPPDGRTDAPGSDAGTSDAALPESVALETLVSGLDAPLDIRFSPDADRRYVAEQQGLVHVHESGGLRAEPLLDLRETVDFGGEKGLLGIELHPDFAETRRLFVRYSSPRREGTPSNYSHTFVLAEFEVREDGRRVRADSERTVLEIPQPQGNHNAGDLAFGPDGYLYVAVGDGGAGGDQGRGHVDDWYDGVAGGNGQDVTENLLGSILRLDVDAGGRGDYEVPDDNPLVGREGLDEQFAWGLRNPYRMSFDGAELFVGDVGQSRYEEINLVTAGGNYGWNVREGAHCYEADECPTETPPDVRGSEALVDPIVEYPHSDAAVGGISVIGGYVYRGSAVEGLGGAYVFGDLQANGRLFVATRPDEGRTWPTRAVSLASDADERLQRVLSFGRDGDGEVYVLGLGSEGGAVHRLVAAE, encoded by the coding sequence ATGACTCACGGCCCGACACGACGACGCTTCCTCGGCGCTGCAGCGACCGCCCTCGGCGTGAGCGTCGCCGGCTGTAATGTCTTCGACGGCAACGGAACGCCCCCCGACGGTCGCACGGACGCGCCAGGGTCGGACGCTGGAACGTCCGACGCCGCCCTCCCCGAGTCGGTCGCCCTCGAAACGCTCGTTTCGGGACTCGATGCCCCGCTCGATATCCGGTTTTCGCCCGATGCCGACCGCCGCTACGTCGCCGAACAGCAGGGGCTCGTCCACGTCCACGAGAGTGGGGGACTCCGAGCGGAACCGCTCCTCGACCTCCGGGAAACCGTCGACTTCGGCGGCGAAAAGGGATTGCTCGGCATCGAACTCCACCCCGACTTCGCCGAGACCCGCCGGTTGTTCGTCCGCTACAGTTCCCCGCGGCGGGAGGGAACGCCGTCGAACTACAGCCACACCTTCGTCCTCGCCGAGTTCGAGGTGCGCGAGGACGGCCGCCGCGTCCGTGCCGACTCCGAACGGACCGTCCTCGAAATCCCCCAACCGCAGGGCAACCACAACGCCGGCGACCTCGCATTCGGACCCGACGGCTACCTCTACGTCGCCGTCGGCGACGGCGGTGCCGGCGGCGACCAGGGGCGGGGCCACGTCGACGATTGGTACGACGGCGTCGCCGGCGGCAACGGACAGGACGTGACGGAGAACCTGCTCGGTAGCATCCTCCGACTCGACGTCGACGCCGGCGGACGCGGGGACTACGAGGTTCCCGACGACAACCCGCTCGTCGGCCGCGAGGGACTCGACGAACAGTTCGCGTGGGGATTGCGCAACCCCTATCGGATGTCCTTCGACGGTGCGGAGTTGTTCGTCGGCGACGTGGGGCAGAGTCGCTACGAGGAAATCAACCTCGTCACGGCGGGCGGCAACTACGGCTGGAACGTCCGCGAGGGCGCCCACTGCTATGAAGCCGACGAGTGCCCGACCGAGACGCCACCAGATGTTCGCGGTAGCGAGGCGCTCGTCGACCCCATCGTGGAGTATCCACACTCGGATGCCGCAGTCGGCGGTATCTCCGTCATCGGCGGGTACGTCTACCGCGGGTCGGCCGTCGAGGGACTCGGCGGCGCTTACGTCTTCGGCGACCTGCAGGCCAACGGTCGGCTGTTCGTCGCCACCCGTCCCGACGAGGGACGCACGTGGCCGACGCGAGCGGTTTCACTCGCCAGTGACGCGGATGAGCGACTCCAGCGAGTCCTCTCGTTCGGCCGGGACGGCGACGGCGAGGTGTACGTTCTCGGGCTGGGGTCGGAGGGTGGTGCGGTCCACCGGCTCGTGGCCGCGGAGTGA
- a CDS encoding DUF7331 family protein, translated as MSIPENVDDSTHSANEPMFGRYGSLVDDDGLLVYDRENDDRWIQSDAAVRLEEMD; from the coding sequence ATGAGCATACCAGAAAACGTGGACGACTCGACGCACAGCGCCAACGAACCGATGTTCGGTCGCTACGGCAGCCTCGTCGATGACGACGGGCTGCTCGTGTACGACCGGGAGAACGACGACCGCTGGATTCAGTCCGACGCGGCGGTCCGACTGGAGGAAATGGACTGA
- a CDS encoding helix-turn-helix transcriptional regulator, with protein MSGATVLVVAVVVLAVGGAAAPASAASGADAWSSLQNGTDLDPDRVVTEVEVRPDGSAHWSVNYRVRLDNESVTDAFEAIRADIAANRLERAGRFKLRTESVLAAAANETGREMELQEVTVRTDRRQPPGTSEEYGVVTYEFVWTNFATTTDDGLTVGGALPGFFLTEDTTMLLTWPEEYRLVDATPASDETRDGTVVWNGPKEFSTDGPRVAIEPTGGSTGIPGPGIPVVVAAIVVLTVVLGVGWYRREEETDSDPETTAATEPVETAPSSGSGTPSEDLLSDEEQLLRLIEERGGRMKQQDAVEELEWSETKTSQVVTELYEAEKIERYRLGRENVLALPGEMDV; from the coding sequence ATGTCGGGGGCCACCGTGTTGGTGGTCGCGGTCGTGGTTCTCGCTGTCGGGGGCGCCGCCGCTCCTGCGAGCGCCGCGTCGGGCGCGGACGCGTGGTCGTCACTGCAAAACGGGACGGACCTCGACCCCGACCGAGTCGTCACCGAGGTCGAGGTTCGACCCGACGGCTCGGCCCACTGGAGTGTAAACTACCGCGTTCGACTCGACAACGAGAGTGTGACCGACGCCTTCGAGGCGATTCGTGCGGATATCGCGGCCAACCGCCTCGAACGCGCGGGTCGGTTCAAACTCCGCACCGAATCGGTCCTTGCTGCTGCGGCCAACGAGACGGGCCGAGAGATGGAACTTCAGGAGGTGACCGTCCGGACGGACCGGCGACAACCGCCGGGTACCTCAGAGGAGTACGGCGTCGTCACCTACGAGTTCGTGTGGACGAACTTCGCGACGACGACGGACGACGGACTCACCGTCGGCGGCGCACTACCGGGGTTCTTCCTCACCGAGGACACGACGATGCTCCTCACGTGGCCCGAGGAATACCGACTGGTGGACGCTACGCCCGCCTCCGACGAGACCAGAGACGGCACGGTCGTCTGGAACGGTCCAAAGGAGTTCAGCACCGACGGTCCCCGCGTAGCCATCGAACCGACCGGCGGTTCGACGGGAATCCCCGGTCCGGGAATCCCGGTGGTGGTGGCGGCTATTGTAGTTCTGACGGTCGTTTTGGGCGTGGGTTGGTATCGACGCGAGGAGGAGACAGACAGCGACCCGGAGACGACGGCTGCCACGGAGCCAGTGGAAACGGCACCGTCGTCGGGTTCGGGGACGCCCTCTGAGGACCTGTTGAGCGACGAGGAGCAACTCCTTCGGCTGATTGAGGAACGCGGAGGGCGGATGAAACAACAGGACGCTGTCGAGGAACTGGAGTGGTCCGAGACCAAGACCAGTCAGGTCGTCACGGAACTGTACGAGGCCGAAAAAATCGAACGGTACCGACTCGGACGGGAGAACGTACTGGCGCTTCCGGGGGAGATGGACGTATGA
- a CDS encoding IMP cyclohydrolase: MYVGRFIVVAPDRAAYRVSSRSFPNRRVIEREGALTVAPTPDAPETDNPYISYNCLRTTEDGEAAVIGNGTQVDPIVEKLQLGYPARDALVESLLALDYEKDDYDTPRIAGVVGEESYVGIVRRDAVLVEAVEEPTLVATYEKDRPEAVDFEPTDAGAMAEELYEFDFEHPVCAAAVARTDDGFETGYYNGE, from the coding sequence ATGTACGTCGGTCGCTTCATCGTCGTCGCACCGGACCGGGCCGCCTACCGCGTCTCCTCGCGGTCGTTCCCGAACCGCCGCGTCATCGAACGCGAGGGCGCGCTCACCGTCGCTCCGACGCCAGACGCCCCGGAGACGGACAACCCCTACATCTCGTATAACTGCCTGCGAACCACCGAGGACGGCGAGGCCGCCGTCATCGGCAACGGGACCCAGGTCGACCCAATCGTCGAGAAACTCCAGTTGGGCTACCCCGCTCGCGACGCCCTCGTGGAGTCGCTGCTCGCCTTGGACTACGAGAAGGACGACTACGACACCCCGCGAATCGCCGGCGTCGTCGGCGAGGAGAGTTACGTTGGTATCGTCCGACGGGACGCCGTCCTCGTCGAGGCTGTCGAGGAACCGACGCTGGTCGCCACCTACGAGAAGGACCGCCCGGAGGCCGTCGACTTCGAACCGACCGACGCCGGCGCGATGGCGGAGGAACTCTACGAGTTCGACTTCGAACATCCGGTGTGTGCCGCCGCAGTCGCACGAACCGACGACGGCTTTGAGACGGGCTACTACAACGGCGAGTAG